Proteins encoded in a region of the Malaciobacter mytili LMG 24559 genome:
- a CDS encoding (Fe-S)-binding protein: MKIGLFIPCFMNELYPDVCMATLKILKKLNLEIDYPMSQTCCGQPMANSGCSKDIETLAKQFVETFKDYDYIVAPSGSCVTMVKEHYAPFFKNNSDYNKVKTSIYEVCEFLHDIIKIEYLDVSFPYKVGIHNSCHGHRMLKLGTPSELNIPYNSKLKNLLSLVKDIEIVTLQREDECCGFGGTFSVTEEDISVAMGKDRIKDHIDSQAQIITGADMSCLMHMDGIINRNKENIKVMHIVEILAGAKYE; this comes from the coding sequence ATGAAAATTGGATTATTTATACCTTGTTTTATGAATGAGTTATATCCTGATGTTTGTATGGCAACACTTAAAATTCTTAAGAAATTAAATTTAGAAATTGATTATCCTATGAGTCAGACTTGCTGTGGTCAGCCAATGGCAAATTCTGGTTGCTCAAAAGATATTGAAACTTTAGCTAAACAGTTTGTTGAGACTTTTAAAGATTATGATTATATTGTTGCTCCAAGTGGTTCTTGTGTTACTATGGTAAAAGAACACTATGCCCCATTTTTTAAAAATAATAGTGATTATAATAAAGTAAAAACTTCAATTTATGAAGTTTGCGAGTTTTTACACGATATTATTAAAATCGAATACTTAGATGTTAGTTTTCCTTATAAAGTTGGTATTCATAACTCATGCCATGGGCATAGAATGTTAAAACTAGGAACTCCAAGTGAATTAAATATTCCTTATAATTCTAAATTAAAAAATCTATTATCTTTAGTAAAAGATATAGAAATTGTTACTTTACAAAGAGAAGATGAATGCTGTGGATTTGGTGGAACATTTAGTGTAACAGAAGAAGATATTTCAGTTGCTATGGGTAAAGATAGAATAAAAGACCATATAGATTCACAAGCCCAAATAATAACAGGTGCAGATATGTCATGTTTAATGCATATGGATGGTATTATTAATAGAAATAAAGAAAATATCAAAGTTATGCATATAGTTGAAATTCTTGCAGGAGCTAAATATGAGTAA
- a CDS encoding acetyl-CoA carboxylase biotin carboxylase subunit — MAEIKKILIANRGEIVQRAIRTIREMGKKSVAIYSAGDKNASYLKHADEAVCIGGAKSSESYLNIPAIITAAEMTGCDAIFPGYGFLSENQDFVEICRLHGIKFIGPSVEVMEKMADKSKAKSEMVKAGVPVVPGSEGAVHSLEEAKKTAKEIGYPIMAKAAAGGGGRGMRLIKNESEFDQLFMAASSEALAAFGDGTMYLERFINNPRHIEVQVVGDSYGNAIHIGERDCSLQRRHQKVIEESPAILLNEETRQQLLDVAVKATKYLNYEGAGTFEFLADDKQNFYFMEMNTRLQVEHPVSEMVSGIDIIELMIKVAEGEKLPPQESIKFRGHAIECRITAEDPVSFLPCPGAVKQWMVPGGRNVRVDSHVYAGYIVPPYYDSMIGKLIVWGRDRNKAINIMKRALNEFEVEGIKTTIPFHKKMMENKDFIENKYDTKYLENYKG; from the coding sequence ATGGCTGAAATCAAGAAAATTTTAATAGCTAATAGAGGCGAAATTGTTCAAAGAGCTATTAGAACAATTAGGGAAATGGGAAAAAAATCAGTAGCTATATATAGTGCTGGGGATAAAAACGCTTCATATTTAAAACATGCTGATGAAGCAGTATGTATTGGTGGTGCTAAATCATCTGAATCGTATTTAAATATTCCAGCAATTATCACTGCTGCTGAAATGACAGGATGTGATGCAATTTTTCCAGGATATGGATTTTTATCTGAGAATCAAGATTTTGTAGAAATTTGTAGATTACATGGAATTAAATTTATTGGGCCTTCTGTTGAAGTAATGGAAAAAATGGCTGATAAATCTAAAGCAAAATCTGAAATGGTAAAAGCTGGTGTTCCAGTTGTTCCAGGAAGTGAAGGAGCTGTTCACTCACTAGAAGAAGCAAAAAAAACAGCTAAAGAAATTGGGTATCCAATTATGGCTAAAGCTGCTGCTGGTGGTGGTGGAAGAGGAATGAGACTTATTAAAAATGAGTCTGAGTTTGACCAATTATTTATGGCAGCATCTTCTGAAGCTTTAGCAGCATTTGGTGATGGTACTATGTACTTAGAAAGATTTATCAACAATCCTAGACATATTGAAGTTCAAGTTGTTGGTGATTCTTATGGAAATGCTATTCATATTGGGGAAAGAGACTGTTCTTTACAAAGAAGACATCAAAAAGTGATTGAAGAATCACCTGCAATTTTATTAAACGAAGAGACAAGACAACAACTTCTTGATGTTGCAGTTAAAGCAACTAAATACTTAAATTATGAAGGTGCAGGAACATTTGAGTTCTTAGCAGATGATAAACAGAACTTCTACTTTATGGAGATGAATACAAGGCTTCAAGTTGAACACCCAGTATCAGAAATGGTATCAGGAATTGATATTATTGAACTTATGATAAAAGTAGCAGAAGGTGAAAAATTACCTCCTCAAGAAAGTATTAAATTTAGAGGGCATGCTATTGAGTGTAGAATTACAGCTGAAGATCCAGTTTCATTTTTACCTTGTCCAGGAGCAGTTAAACAATGGATGGTTCCAGGTGGAAGAAATGTAAGAGTTGATTCTCATGTTTATGCAGGATATATTGTACCTCCTTATTATGACTCAATGATTGGAAAACTAATCGTTTGGGGAAGAGATAGAAATAAAGCTATCAATATTATGAAAAGAGCTTTAAATGAGTTTGAAGTAGAAGGAATTAAAACTACTATTCCTTTTCATAAAAAAATGATGGAAAATAAAGACTTTATAGAAAATAAATACGATACAAAATATTTAGAAAACTACAAAGGTTAA
- a CDS encoding class I SAM-dependent methyltransferase, translated as MKINNHLFYKKSILKYGLTARGVHWDSSFTQYLRFEVLFQFIENLNNSSIVDVGCGFAEFVNFLNYKNIKPKEYLGIDCEEQMIKICKSRFKTNNFLVKDVLKDTLIKKDYYICSGALNLLEFNEFKLFIENCFKNSQKAFIFNFLIKNSFTNINKEEVLAFCKTLTNKISIECNYLENDCTIKLEK; from the coding sequence ATGAAAATAAATAATCATCTTTTTTATAAGAAATCTATTTTAAAATATGGACTTACAGCAAGGGGAGTTCATTGGGACTCTTCTTTTACTCAATATTTAAGATTTGAAGTTCTTTTTCAATTTATTGAAAATTTAAATAACTCTTCTATTGTTGATGTAGGTTGTGGATTTGCTGAGTTTGTTAATTTTCTAAACTATAAAAATATAAAACCAAAGGAGTATTTAGGTATTGATTGTGAAGAGCAAATGATAAAAATCTGTAAAAGTAGATTTAAAACAAATAATTTTTTAGTAAAGGATGTTTTAAAAGATACTTTAATAAAAAAAGATTATTATATTTGCAGTGGAGCTTTAAATCTTTTAGAATTCAATGAGTTTAAACTTTTTATAGAAAACTGTTTTAAAAATTCACAAAAAGCTTTTATTTTTAATTTTTTAATAAAAAATAGTTTTACTAATATAAATAAAGAAGAAGTACTCGCTTTTTGTAAAACACTTACCAATAAAATTTCCATTGAGTGTAACTATTTGGAAAATGATTGCACAATAAAACTAGAAAAATAG
- the accB gene encoding acetyl-CoA carboxylase biotin carboxyl carrier protein has translation MDFKDIKELIRVFDKSELNKLKIKEGDFEISMGKGFDGAIEMAPVTSMAPAAHPVAISTPSISAPVETSCSTEKGVQTCSDTINSPMVGTYYAAPSPGSPAFVKAGDTVRKGQTLCILEAMKIMNEVEAECDCKILEVLVKDADPVEYDMPLFVIEKL, from the coding sequence ATGGATTTTAAAGATATTAAAGAACTAATAAGAGTATTTGACAAAAGTGAACTTAATAAATTAAAAATCAAAGAAGGTGACTTTGAAATATCTATGGGGAAAGGATTTGATGGGGCTATTGAAATGGCACCTGTTACATCAATGGCACCTGCTGCTCACCCTGTTGCTATTTCAACACCATCTATAAGTGCTCCTGTTGAGACTTCTTGCTCAACAGAAAAAGGAGTTCAAACTTGTTCAGATACAATTAATTCACCAATGGTGGGAACATATTATGCTGCTCCATCTCCTGGTTCACCAGCATTCGTAAAAGCTGGAGATACAGTAAGAAAAGGACAAACTTTATGTATTTTAGAAGCAATGAAAATTATGAATGAAGTTGAAGCAGAATGCGATTGCAAAATCTTAGAAGTATTAGTAAAAGATGCTGATCCAGTTGAATATGATATGCCATTATTCGTAATTGAAAAGTTATAA
- a CDS encoding DEAD/DEAH box helicase, whose amino-acid sequence MTFKEFDFKQNLQKSIDEAGFKEPSPIQQDAIPVILQGKDIVGQAHTGTGKTAAFGLPILNMMKCNKEVEAVVIVPTRELAMQVSDELYKFGKNLNINTATVYGGQSYSRQLKHIENASILIATPGRFLDLLRDKKISINPSFVVLDEADEMLDMGFLDDIKEIFTFLPEKRQTLLFSATMPNAIKQLAKSILNEPEFITITQSEITNSKITQTFYVVDEYERDDALIRLYDFKNPEKSIIFCRTKKEVDRLSTFLVSQGFSAKGLHGDMEQRQREEAINAFKKGKLEILIATDVAARGLDVNDVTHVFNYHLPFDSESYVHRIGRTGRAGKEGVAVSIVTPHEFRMIQKIQKTTGGKLEAKTIPTIKLVKDKKTNSLIEKIKEQEVHDAALKIVEDLKESYDISTIAFKLASILSSSTYVKGNNNIGKSEKDILKLIENSSKSDRDDRSRGGRRGGSRNFNNRRSNSSRRDSSSNSKSSSGKPSSNRRRRSS is encoded by the coding sequence GTGACTTTTAAAGAGTTCGATTTCAAACAAAATTTACAAAAATCAATTGACGAAGCGGGATTTAAAGAGCCAAGTCCAATTCAACAAGATGCAATTCCAGTAATTTTACAAGGTAAAGATATTGTAGGACAAGCACATACAGGTACAGGAAAAACTGCTGCATTTGGTCTTCCAATTTTAAATATGATGAAGTGTAACAAAGAAGTAGAAGCAGTTGTTATTGTTCCTACAAGAGAGCTTGCAATGCAAGTATCTGATGAATTATATAAATTTGGGAAAAATTTAAATATAAATACTGCAACAGTATATGGTGGACAATCATATTCTAGACAATTAAAGCATATTGAAAATGCTTCTATTTTAATAGCAACACCAGGAAGATTCTTAGATCTTTTAAGGGATAAAAAAATAAGTATTAACCCAAGTTTCGTAGTATTAGATGAAGCTGATGAAATGCTTGATATGGGATTTTTAGATGATATTAAAGAAATCTTTACATTTCTACCAGAAAAAAGACAAACTTTACTATTTTCTGCAACAATGCCAAATGCTATTAAGCAACTTGCGAAATCTATTTTAAATGAACCAGAATTTATCACAATTACACAAAGTGAGATTACAAATTCTAAAATTACTCAAACATTTTATGTTGTTGATGAGTATGAAAGAGATGATGCTCTTATTAGATTATATGATTTTAAAAACCCAGAAAAATCAATTATCTTTTGTAGAACAAAAAAAGAAGTAGATAGACTTTCTACATTTTTAGTATCTCAAGGTTTTAGTGCAAAAGGTCTTCATGGTGATATGGAGCAAAGACAAAGAGAAGAGGCTATTAATGCCTTTAAAAAAGGTAAATTAGAAATTCTTATTGCAACAGATGTTGCAGCAAGAGGATTAGATGTTAATGATGTAACACACGTATTTAACTATCATTTACCATTTGATTCTGAAAGTTATGTTCATAGAATTGGAAGAACAGGAAGAGCAGGTAAAGAAGGTGTTGCTGTTTCAATTGTTACTCCACATGAGTTTAGAATGATACAAAAAATTCAAAAAACTACAGGTGGAAAACTTGAAGCAAAAACAATTCCTACTATTAAGTTAGTTAAAGATAAAAAAACTAACTCTTTAATTGAAAAAATTAAAGAACAAGAAGTTCATGATGCTGCATTAAAAATCGTAGAAGATTTAAAAGAGAGTTATGATATTTCTACAATTGCTTTTAAATTAGCTTCTATTTTATCAAGCTCTACTTATGTAAAAGGAAACAATAACATTGGAAAATCTGAAAAAGATATTTTAAAACTTATTGAAAATTCTTCTAAAAGTGATAGAGATGATAGATCAAGAGGTGGAAGAAGAGGAGGTTCTAGAAACTTCAATAATAGAAGAAGTAACTCTTCAAGAAGAGATTCATCTTCAAACTCAAAAAGTTCATCTGGAAAACCTTCTTCAAATAGAAGAAGAAGATCTTCATAA
- a CDS encoding deoxycytidylate deaminase, giving the protein MLSDINFINIAHEIASASKCVSKQVGAVIVKDGRILSTGYNGTPSGYINCSEHWKDEYTKDHHEWSKTYEIHAEMNAIIWAARKGISIEGATIYVTLEPCADCSKNLIASGIKRIVYDRSYEHTNSDIVTKFIKDNGVTIEQIKVNENK; this is encoded by the coding sequence GTGTTAAGTGATATAAATTTTATAAATATAGCGCATGAAATAGCAAGTGCATCTAAATGTGTATCAAAACAAGTAGGTGCAGTTATAGTAAAAGATGGAAGAATTCTCTCAACGGGTTACAACGGTACCCCATCAGGGTATATAAATTGTAGTGAACATTGGAAAGATGAATATACTAAAGATCACCATGAATGGTCAAAAACTTATGAAATTCATGCAGAGATGAATGCAATAATTTGGGCTGCTAGAAAAGGAATTAGTATAGAAGGTGCCACTATTTATGTAACATTAGAACCTTGTGCAGATTGTTCAAAAAACTTAATTGCAAGTGGAATAAAAAGAATAGTGTATGATAGATCATATGAACATACAAACTCTGATATTGTTACAAAATTTATAAAAGATAATGGTGTAACAATAGAGCAAATTAAAGTTAATGAAAATAAATAA